A window of Castor canadensis chromosome 10, mCasCan1.hap1v2, whole genome shotgun sequence contains these coding sequences:
- the Slmap gene encoding sarcolemmal membrane-associated protein isoform X23, with the protein MDEQDLNEPFAKVSLLKDDLQGAQSEIEAKQEIQHLRKELIEAQELARTSKQKCFELQALLEEERKAYRNQVEESAKQIQVLQAQLQRLHIDIENLREEKDSEITSTRDELLSARDEILLLHQAAAKAASERDTDIASLQEELKKVRAELERWRKAASEYEKEITSLQNSFQLRCQQCEDQQREEATRLQGELEKLKKEWNVLETECHSLKKENVLLSSELQRQEKELHNSQKQSLELTSDLSILQMTRKELENQVGSLKEQHLRDSADLKILLSKAENQAKDVQKEYEKTQTVLSELKLKFEMTEQEKQSITDELKQCKDNLKLLREKGNNKPWPWMPMLAALVAVTAIVLYVPGLAKASP; encoded by the exons ATGACTTACAGGGGGCACAGTCAGAAATTGAggcaaaacaagaaattcaacatCTTCGCAAGGAGTTGATCGAAGCCCAGGAGCTAGCTagaacaagtaaacaaaaatgctttgaacTTCAAG CTCttttggaagaagaaagaaaagcctaTAGAAATCAAGTTGAGGAGTCTGCTAAACAAATACAGGTTCTGCAAG CCCAACTGCAGAGGTTGCACATCGATATTGAGAATCTGCGAGAGGAGAAGGACAGTGAAATCACAAGCACAAGAGATGAATTGCTTAGTGCCCGAGATGAAATTTTGCTGCTTCACCAAGCAGCAGCAAAGGCTGCCTCTGAACGGGACACTGACATTGCTTCTTTACAAGAAGAGCTAAAGAAAGTGCGAGCTGAGCTTGAGCGGTGGCGAAAGGCAGCATCTGaatatgagaaagaaatcacaagTCTGCAAAACAGTTTTCAACTCCGATGTCAACAGTGTGAGGACCAGCAGAGAGAGGAAGCAACAAGGTTACAAG GTGAACTAGAGAAGttgaaaaaggaatggaatgtaTTGGAAACCGAATGCCATTctctaaaaaaggaaaatgttttgctTTCATCAGAACTGCAGCGACAAGAAAAAGAATTGCACAA TTCTCAGAAGCAGAGTTTAGAGCTTACGAGTGATCTCAGCATCCTTCAGATGACTAGGAAAGAGCTGGAGAACCAAGTGGGATCTTTAAAAGAACAACATCTTCGGGATTCAgctgatttaaaaattcttctcaGTAAGGCCGAAAACCAAGCAAAGGACGTACAGAAAGAG tatgaaaagacacagactgtACTCTCAGAACTGAAGTTGAAGTTTGAAATGACTGAGCAGGAAAAGCAGTCAATCACAGATGAGCTCAAACAATGTAAAGACAACCTGAAGCTGCTCCgagagaaaggaaataat AAACCCTGGCCCTGGATGCCCATGTTGGCTGCCCTGGTTGCGGTGACAGCCATCGTGCTGTATGTGCCAGGTCTGGCCAAAGCTTCTCCATGA